The following proteins come from a genomic window of Chryseobacterium glaciei:
- the topA gene encoding type I DNA topoisomerase, with protein sequence MSKNLVIVESPAKAKTIQKYLGKDFEVKSSFGHIRDLPKKGMGIDLETFNPDYEVSADKKKLVTELKSAVKKAEMVWLASDEDREGEAIAWHLADELKLKPENRKRIVFHEITKNAILKAIENPRDIDQNLVNAQQARRILDRIVGFEMSPVLWKKVKPGLSAGRVQSVAVRLIVEREKEIRLFKPKASFKLDGIFVNNTEQDIAAKLKKDFEKEEDAEKFLEQARTTEFKVLNVETKPGMRSASAPFTTSTLQQEASSRLGYNVTNTMRIAQRLYEEGYITYMRTDSVNLSQEAIEGAKKQITSEYGSEYSSPRNYTTKSASAQEAHEAIRPTDFSVKSIGDAQLSKLYQLIYRRTLASQMANAKIEKTVIEIGNAKLPQHFEAQGEVIIFDGFLKAYGIVKAEDDDDESNDKLLPKVTVGEVLEYKTITATEKYTRPSARYTEAGLIKKLEELGIGRPSTYAPTIQTIQNREYVDKREIEPQMREVVKISLAKDKIKKVILDEKFGGDKNKFVPTDIGEVVSDFLTDNFKEILDYGFTARVEESFDEIANGAQKWKEMMTDFYSKFHPRIADVEENADRANGERLLGVDPKTGKNVHARIGRFGAMIQIGETEDEEKPTFASLMTGQNIATITFEEAMELFKLPFELNSFEDQPVSVGVGRFGPYVKWGETYISIPKGEDPLSVNQERAEEIIHEKKIADAPIATYKGEGVTKGTGRFGPFIKYKSIFVNVPKKYDFDNLSQSDINELIDAKLEKEANRYIQQWEKEKISVENGRWGPFVKFGKAMFKIPKKSDDTKYEADELKDISLDEVKKWITDQDPKAFSEKKKPATKKATTKTAAAKKTTTVKKAPAKKPAAKK encoded by the coding sequence ATGTCGAAAAATTTAGTAATTGTAGAGTCTCCGGCGAAAGCAAAAACTATTCAGAAATATTTAGGGAAAGATTTTGAAGTAAAATCCAGCTTTGGACACATTAGGGATTTACCTAAAAAAGGGATGGGTATCGACCTTGAGACCTTCAATCCGGATTATGAAGTTTCGGCAGATAAAAAGAAACTGGTAACAGAATTAAAATCCGCAGTAAAGAAAGCCGAAATGGTTTGGCTGGCTTCCGATGAGGACCGCGAGGGTGAGGCTATTGCATGGCATTTAGCAGATGAATTAAAACTGAAACCCGAAAACAGAAAAAGAATCGTTTTTCACGAGATTACTAAAAACGCTATTCTAAAAGCAATCGAAAACCCAAGAGATATAGACCAGAATTTGGTAAATGCTCAGCAGGCAAGAAGAATTTTAGACAGAATTGTAGGTTTTGAAATGTCTCCGGTTCTTTGGAAAAAAGTGAAACCGGGATTATCAGCAGGAAGAGTTCAGTCTGTTGCGGTAAGATTAATCGTTGAAAGAGAAAAAGAAATCCGTCTGTTTAAGCCAAAAGCTAGTTTCAAACTGGATGGAATTTTCGTAAATAATACAGAGCAGGATATCGCTGCTAAACTTAAAAAAGACTTCGAAAAAGAAGAAGACGCCGAAAAATTCCTTGAGCAGGCAAGAACAACAGAATTTAAAGTTCTGAATGTTGAAACCAAACCGGGAATGCGTTCTGCATCTGCACCTTTTACAACGTCTACGTTACAGCAGGAAGCCTCTTCAAGATTAGGATATAACGTAACCAATACAATGCGTATAGCACAAAGATTATACGAAGAAGGTTATATTACTTATATGAGAACGGATTCAGTAAATCTTTCTCAGGAAGCTATTGAAGGCGCCAAAAAGCAAATCACATCAGAATACGGATCAGAATATTCTTCTCCAAGAAATTATACAACAAAATCTGCATCTGCGCAGGAAGCTCACGAGGCGATTCGTCCGACGGATTTTTCAGTAAAAAGTATTGGTGATGCTCAATTAAGCAAATTATATCAATTAATTTACAGAAGAACATTGGCTTCTCAAATGGCAAATGCTAAAATTGAGAAGACTGTTATCGAGATCGGAAACGCAAAATTACCACAACATTTTGAAGCTCAGGGAGAGGTTATCATTTTCGATGGTTTTCTAAAAGCGTACGGAATTGTTAAGGCTGAAGATGATGATGACGAAAGCAACGATAAATTACTTCCGAAAGTTACTGTCGGTGAAGTTTTAGAATACAAAACAATCACTGCTACAGAAAAGTACACGAGACCAAGCGCAAGATATACGGAAGCAGGATTAATCAAGAAACTGGAAGAATTAGGAATTGGCCGTCCGTCAACGTACGCGCCAACAATTCAAACAATCCAGAATCGTGAATATGTAGACAAAAGAGAAATTGAACCACAAATGAGAGAAGTGGTAAAGATCTCTTTAGCAAAAGATAAAATTAAAAAAGTAATCCTTGACGAGAAATTCGGAGGGGATAAAAATAAATTCGTTCCTACAGACATTGGTGAAGTTGTAAGTGATTTCTTGACAGATAATTTCAAAGAAATCCTAGATTACGGTTTCACAGCAAGAGTAGAAGAGAGTTTTGACGAAATTGCAAACGGTGCGCAGAAATGGAAAGAAATGATGACTGATTTCTATTCTAAATTCCACCCTAGAATTGCAGATGTTGAAGAAAATGCAGACCGTGCCAACGGAGAACGACTTTTAGGAGTAGATCCGAAAACAGGTAAAAATGTTCATGCAAGAATCGGGAGATTTGGAGCAATGATCCAGATTGGAGAAACGGAAGATGAGGAAAAACCGACTTTCGCATCATTAATGACAGGTCAGAACATCGCAACCATTACTTTCGAAGAAGCTATGGAATTATTCAAATTACCTTTTGAATTAAATAGCTTCGAAGATCAGCCGGTTTCAGTGGGTGTTGGTAGATTTGGTCCTTATGTAAAATGGGGCGAAACTTACATCAGCATCCCGAAAGGTGAAGATCCATTGTCTGTAAATCAGGAAAGAGCGGAAGAAATCATCCACGAAAAGAAAATAGCAGATGCTCCGATCGCAACATATAAAGGCGAGGGTGTAACAAAAGGAACGGGTAGATTCGGGCCTTTCATTAAATATAAAAGCATTTTCGTAAACGTTCCTAAGAAGTATGACTTCGATAATCTTTCTCAAAGTGATATCAATGAATTAATTGATGCTAAGCTTGAAAAAGAAGCCAACAGATACATTCAACAGTGGGAAAAAGAGAAAATCTCCGTTGAAAATGGAAGATGGGGTCCATTCGTAAAATTCGGGAAAGCAATGTTCAAAATTCCGAAGAAAAGCGACGATACCAAATATGAAGCTGACGAACTAAAAGATATTTCGTTAGATGAGGTTAAAAAATGGATCACAGATCAGGATCCTAAAGCTTTTTCCGAGAAAAAGAAACCTGCCACTAAGAAAGCAACGACAAAAACTGCAGCAGCGAAAAAGACGACAACAGTGAAGAAAGCTCCGGCTAAAAAACCTGCCGCTAAGAAATAA
- a CDS encoding ankyrin repeat domain-containing protein: MKLENADKIWELLEMCYYGHIDQVKRLLKEGIDLNGIGYNGMSPLDAAKYGENDDIVEYLLSMGAKEKLNSPDEID, from the coding sequence TTGAAGTTGGAAAACGCAGATAAAATATGGGAGTTACTTGAAATGTGCTATTATGGTCATATTGATCAAGTTAAACGATTATTGAAAGAAGGTATTGACCTCAACGGAATTGGTTACAATGGAATGTCGCCATTAGATGCCGCGAAATATGGAGAAAATGACGATATCGTTGAATATCTTTTAAGTATGGGAGCAAAAGAAAAATTAAACTCACCCGATGAAATAGATTAA
- a CDS encoding alpha/beta hydrolase family protein, whose amino-acid sequence MKTINKLTILKNAISTKQFCRNFLLVLFLFSSINHLSAIPPSFTTKNIKFLSEGDSLAGTIFKPDHISAAVVIVHGSGQEKRMIEFATLLAKNGIAVLTYDKRGVGESAGVYAGPEVGTNNVDASNLNLLSLDASAAVNILSTYLSNNQIPIGLIGGSQAGWIIPLAAEKNKKVKFMTIFSGALITVKEQLRFQFYTNGNSNFWDTHTEEDARKHTMTDPDKYEFIDTDPLNVLSKLSIPGIWIFGGKDIQVPVNLSIEHLNTLKSKGKRYEYKLFPTLGHNTAFSKSEEPMKDAVKWMKNIKTSTTSQKH is encoded by the coding sequence ATGAAAACTATAAATAAATTGACTATTTTAAAAAACGCCATAAGTACAAAACAATTTTGCAGGAACTTTCTTCTGGTATTATTTCTTTTTAGTAGTATTAATCACCTGTCAGCAATTCCGCCAAGCTTTACAACTAAGAATATAAAATTCCTGAGTGAAGGAGATTCGCTTGCGGGAACAATTTTTAAGCCTGATCATATTTCTGCGGCTGTTGTAATTGTTCATGGATCCGGACAGGAAAAAAGGATGATTGAATTTGCAACATTATTAGCTAAAAACGGTATTGCTGTTTTAACTTATGACAAACGTGGTGTAGGAGAATCTGCAGGTGTCTATGCCGGGCCTGAAGTAGGAACCAATAATGTGGACGCTTCAAATCTTAATCTTTTATCTCTGGATGCGAGTGCTGCCGTGAATATATTGTCTACATATTTATCAAACAATCAAATACCAATAGGTTTAATTGGTGGAAGCCAAGCCGGATGGATCATTCCGCTGGCTGCAGAAAAAAACAAGAAAGTCAAATTTATGACTATATTCAGTGGAGCATTGATAACGGTAAAAGAACAGCTTAGGTTTCAGTTTTACACAAACGGAAATTCAAATTTTTGGGATACGCATACAGAAGAAGATGCCCGTAAACACACCATGACTGATCCAGATAAATACGAGTTTATAGACACAGACCCACTTAATGTTCTTTCCAAATTATCAATTCCGGGAATATGGATATTTGGAGGCAAAGATATTCAGGTACCGGTGAATCTTTCCATTGAACATCTAAATACATTAAAGTCTAAAGGCAAACGCTATGAATATAAATTATTTCCAACATTAGGACATAATACTGCGTTCTCAAAATCTGAAGAGCCTATGAAAGATGCTGTGAAATGGATGAAAAATATAAAGACATCGACGACATCTCAAAAACACTGA
- a CDS encoding glycoside hydrolase family protein, translating into MSIPKNFTRKDFLQTSALGIAAVAFGSSFTSLLSSEEKPYFKLKPIGRQFSLEGYYIWCSSPIWDEDGKVHLFYSRWKKEKGMGGWLNGSEICRAEADSPFDEFQHKQVILIPRGGEFWDATTCHNPLIKKVEDQYFLFFMGNSNGKTNTKRIGLATSKSLDGDWIRPEQPLLLPGKKGSWDDHCTTNPAFVKGNDGKYWLFYKSWNTQEYETQKGPVRGNRKYGLAKADSPMGPYKKVSENPVIDFSSLPNNAQLEDAFVWKQNGKFHMIARDMGFFNHEYGLHLTTKDGLHWTKPEIAYLNMKHYIQESTPPKNLNRFGRLERPMISFDKDGKTPKFLVGATQGGKFDTSTTFIFEILKS; encoded by the coding sequence ATGAGCATACCCAAGAACTTCACCCGAAAAGATTTTTTACAAACTTCAGCTTTAGGAATCGCAGCGGTAGCTTTTGGTTCATCATTTACAAGTTTGTTGTCTTCAGAAGAAAAACCATATTTTAAATTAAAACCAATCGGGCGACAATTTTCCTTGGAAGGTTACTACATCTGGTGCAGTTCTCCGATTTGGGACGAAGATGGAAAAGTTCATCTTTTTTATTCTCGATGGAAAAAAGAAAAAGGAATGGGCGGCTGGCTCAACGGTTCAGAAATTTGTCGTGCAGAAGCAGATTCTCCGTTTGATGAATTTCAGCATAAACAAGTTATCTTAATTCCCAGAGGTGGCGAATTTTGGGATGCAACAACCTGTCACAATCCTTTAATTAAGAAAGTAGAAGATCAATATTTCTTATTTTTCATGGGAAATTCCAACGGAAAAACAAATACAAAAAGAATCGGATTGGCGACTTCAAAAAGTCTTGATGGAGATTGGATCAGACCAGAACAACCTCTACTTCTTCCCGGAAAAAAAGGTTCTTGGGACGATCATTGCACCACAAACCCAGCTTTTGTAAAAGGAAACGACGGAAAATATTGGCTGTTTTATAAATCTTGGAATACCCAAGAATACGAAACCCAAAAAGGCCCAGTCCGAGGAAACCGAAAGTATGGACTCGCAAAAGCTGATTCTCCAATGGGACCTTACAAAAAAGTATCCGAAAATCCTGTCATTGATTTTTCATCATTGCCCAACAATGCACAATTAGAAGACGCTTTTGTTTGGAAACAAAACGGAAAATTTCATATGATAGCCAGAGATATGGGGTTTTTTAATCACGAATATGGTTTGCATTTAACCACAAAAGACGGACTTCACTGGACAAAACCGGAAATCGCTTATCTTAATATGAAACATTACATTCAGGAATCTACTCCTCCAAAAAATTTAAACCGATTTGGAAGATTGGAGCGTCCAATGATTTCATTCGATAAAGATGGAAAAACACCTAAGTTCTTAGTCGGCGCAACACAAGGTGGAAAATTTGATACTTCTACAACTTTTATTTTTGAGATTTTAAAATCCTAA
- a CDS encoding formimidoylglutamase: MNFEDFIISPRNFKTESWQIGNRITKDIKEDSIVLLFVSDYRGSKGEAEVQDFTAIRKEFYKLSQLDFEIPLVDLGDLVSGKSVQDSHYILQEVLSACHYKRAIPIIIGGSNDFAFSLFSALNFHKKNINYTQISNVISLKQGENINEHTFLSKMFGTKDFSIKNYHHLGYQKHLNEVDSVRLIKEVEFDIIRLAEMMNSTEKTEPFFRKTDLVTVNCDAIESFGEPFSMNPQVNGLNRREICAYMKEIGLSENLKSVGIFNYNIYSENQLNHQLLAQMIWYLIEGINIQHSHPKERHYEIFYVLIDDRQYAFKRDTFSNLWYFGDDENIENCIPCSRKDFDEAKKGWLNARLTKI, from the coding sequence ATGAATTTTGAAGATTTTATCATTTCACCAAGAAATTTCAAAACTGAAAGCTGGCAGATCGGAAACCGAATCACGAAAGATATAAAGGAAGACAGTATTGTTCTTTTATTCGTTTCGGATTACAGAGGTTCAAAAGGTGAGGCGGAAGTACAGGATTTTACCGCAATAAGAAAAGAGTTTTATAAACTTTCACAACTCGATTTTGAGATCCCGTTGGTAGATTTGGGTGATTTGGTTTCAGGGAAATCTGTTCAGGATTCTCATTATATTTTGCAGGAGGTTTTATCGGCATGTCATTATAAAAGGGCGATTCCGATCATTATTGGAGGATCAAATGATTTTGCTTTTTCGCTTTTCTCAGCATTAAATTTTCATAAGAAAAATATTAATTATACTCAGATAAGCAATGTTATTTCCCTAAAACAGGGTGAAAACATTAACGAACATACTTTTTTAAGTAAAATGTTCGGGACTAAGGATTTTTCCATTAAAAACTATCATCATTTAGGATACCAAAAACATTTGAATGAAGTTGATTCTGTAAGATTGATCAAGGAAGTTGAGTTTGACATTATCCGTTTAGCTGAAATGATGAATTCTACCGAAAAAACAGAACCTTTTTTCAGAAAAACTGATCTTGTGACGGTAAATTGTGACGCAATTGAAAGTTTCGGCGAACCTTTTTCTATGAATCCGCAGGTAAATGGATTGAACCGAAGAGAAATTTGCGCCTACATGAAGGAAATCGGTTTGAGCGAAAATCTAAAATCTGTAGGAATTTTTAATTATAATATTTACTCAGAAAACCAATTAAATCACCAGCTTTTAGCACAAATGATCTGGTATTTGATTGAAGGAATTAATATACAACACTCACATCCAAAGGAAAGGCATTACGAAATTTTCTATGTTTTGATTGATGACAGGCAATATGCTTTCAAACGAGATACTTTCAGTAATTTATGGTATTTTGGTGATGATGAAAATATAGAAAACTGCATTCCGTGCTCAAGGAAGGATTTTGATGAAGCCAAAAAAGGCTGGCTGAATGCAAGACTGACGAAAATATAA
- a CDS encoding glycosyltransferase family 2 protein: MIKLVPQKVSIIVPVYNVENYLAKCLDSLVNQTLQNIEVLVVNDGSKDNSEKIIQQYAQKYPEKIKSFSKENGGLSDARNFGLDKATGDFIGFVDSDDYVTATMFEEMLNLAEKYQSKMVICNIQKVDQHGNVTQKLTQIPNMLENIDLENNFSVFSDLSYFACNKLFKKELFDDKRFKKGVHFEDIQLIPQLLLECKNIAQTQNFHYQYLERTDSITKTHTEKGLDILKAVEDVEAVFQKSKYAEKKLELKNFQIFEGVYSFLAYLAFVKNDEAFYDMANKLELFMKERDIKIKDILNYSRFDKNYLLSLPLKKKIFYLLFFAGQKKLIRKLM; this comes from the coding sequence ATGATAAAACTTGTTCCCCAAAAAGTTTCCATAATTGTTCCCGTTTATAATGTCGAAAATTACTTGGCAAAATGCCTTGATTCTTTAGTTAACCAAACGCTTCAAAATATTGAGGTTTTAGTTGTAAATGACGGAAGTAAAGACAATTCTGAGAAAATTATTCAACAATATGCTCAAAAATATCCTGAAAAAATAAAATCTTTCTCCAAAGAAAACGGAGGGTTGAGCGATGCCAGAAATTTCGGACTAGATAAAGCTACAGGAGACTTTATCGGTTTCGTAGATAGTGACGATTACGTTACAGCAACCATGTTCGAAGAAATGCTGAATCTAGCAGAAAAGTATCAGTCGAAAATGGTGATTTGCAACATTCAAAAAGTAGATCAACACGGAAATGTGACTCAAAAACTGACACAGATTCCTAATATGCTGGAAAATATCGATCTTGAAAATAATTTTTCGGTTTTCTCAGATCTAAGTTATTTTGCGTGTAACAAGTTGTTCAAAAAAGAACTTTTTGATGATAAAAGATTTAAAAAAGGGGTTCATTTTGAAGATATTCAGCTTATTCCGCAGCTTTTATTGGAATGCAAAAATATTGCTCAGACTCAAAACTTTCATTATCAATATCTGGAAAGAACCGATTCTATTACTAAAACTCACACTGAAAAAGGATTGGATATTTTGAAAGCTGTTGAAGATGTTGAGGCTGTTTTTCAGAAATCTAAATACGCTGAAAAGAAGCTGGAATTAAAAAACTTTCAGATTTTTGAAGGAGTTTATTCATTTTTGGCGTATCTCGCTTTTGTGAAAAATGATGAAGCTTTTTATGATATGGCCAATAAATTAGAGCTTTTCATGAAAGAAAGAGATATAAAAATAAAAGATATATTAAACTATAGTCGTTTTGATAAAAATTATCTTTTATCTTTGCCACTGAAAAAAAAGATTTTTTATCTCTTATTTTTTGCTGGACAGAAGAAATTGATAAGAAAATTAATGTAA
- a CDS encoding glycosyltransferase family 4 protein, which translates to MKNFELFLTETGISIFYVKIGLGFLFSFLITYFSVPTIIKISRRKNLMDEPGVRSSHMRKIPNLGGIAIFYSIGICTSIFAYELFDLYKFLFASLVILLYIGVMDDIVVMRAYKKLVAQIVVSALIVIGSDIRIRSLFGICGVYQLSYFVSIIFTIVTFIILINAFNLIDGIDGLAGSYSLICCALFGVSYYRLGEYNYPLVVLSGIIIGAVLAFLYYNLSNYRTNKIFMGDTGSMLLGFLLAFTAICFIDIFIDKDLPNVPKYHLQSAPVIAVAILILPIVDTLNVIIIRLCNKKSPFDADKNHIHHKLLKLNLTHRRSTFYIIVYYLFIVTAAYCLRHTNINLLLLIILALGFLGAYLPDFIYVLRNNKK; encoded by the coding sequence ATGAAGAATTTTGAATTGTTCTTAACCGAAACCGGAATTTCTATTTTCTACGTGAAGATAGGGTTAGGTTTTTTGTTCTCTTTTTTAATCACCTATTTTTCAGTACCTACCATTATCAAGATCTCCAGAAGGAAGAACTTGATGGATGAACCTGGCGTTAGAAGTTCTCACATGAGAAAAATCCCAAATTTAGGGGGAATCGCTATTTTCTATTCAATAGGAATATGCACTTCTATTTTTGCGTATGAGCTTTTTGATCTCTACAAATTTCTATTTGCGTCGCTGGTCATTCTTTTATATATCGGGGTAATGGATGATATTGTGGTGATGAGAGCATATAAAAAACTGGTTGCTCAGATCGTTGTTTCGGCTCTTATTGTTATAGGTTCTGATATCCGAATAAGAAGTTTATTCGGGATATGCGGTGTATACCAGCTTAGTTATTTCGTAAGTATTATATTCACGATTGTTACTTTTATTATCCTTATTAATGCTTTTAATTTGATAGATGGTATTGATGGTTTAGCAGGAAGCTATTCTTTAATATGTTGTGCTCTTTTTGGAGTAAGTTATTATAGATTAGGAGAGTATAATTATCCATTGGTGGTTCTTTCTGGGATAATTATCGGAGCAGTTTTGGCATTTTTATATTATAATTTGTCGAATTACCGAACCAATAAAATCTTTATGGGAGACACAGGTTCCATGTTATTGGGATTCTTACTTGCATTCACTGCTATTTGTTTTATAGATATTTTTATAGATAAAGATCTTCCGAATGTACCAAAGTATCATTTACAGTCTGCGCCTGTAATTGCAGTTGCAATATTGATACTTCCTATTGTAGATACATTAAATGTTATCATTATAAGGCTTTGTAATAAAAAATCGCCTTTCGATGCAGATAAAAACCATATACACCATAAACTATTAAAGCTTAATCTTACCCACAGAAGATCTACTTTTTATATTATTGTGTATTATCTTTTTATTGTAACGGCTGCTTATTGTTTAAGACACACCAATATAAATTTATTATTATTAATCATATTGGCTTTAGGCTTTTTGGGAGCCTATTTGCCTGATTTTATATATGTTTTAAGAAATAATAAAAAGTAA
- a CDS encoding polysaccharide biosynthesis/export family protein, translated as MMKNFKYLFLLLLPFLFTSCVTTKDVRYMQPSESLVINEEGLIPYNVPVYRITKNDMLNLNIVTTPKGDAAQFYSSLNGSGANGTMSINNPVSGAGSGSTGGGGGSGPGGNVNFYFNGLKVDSNGDINIFGIGYIKAEGRTVEDLTKEIQDKVNENFQEGKSEVRLNTNGITYYILGDVETTGLTGEKVVHKNILTITEALAINGGMNRTIDRKNIVIHRKLPEGIKVAKIDLTREDIMNSPYYYVQNGDEIYLNTRAKSLNGFGKDPIQTLTTGVGVFTTALSIFLLIKNL; from the coding sequence ATGATGAAGAATTTTAAATATTTATTCCTTTTACTATTGCCTTTTCTCTTTACATCATGTGTTACTACAAAAGATGTAAGATACATGCAGCCTAGTGAAAGCCTCGTAATAAACGAAGAAGGTCTGATTCCGTATAATGTTCCCGTTTACAGAATCACTAAAAATGATATGTTGAATCTTAATATTGTAACTACTCCTAAAGGTGATGCTGCACAATTTTACTCTTCTTTGAATGGTAGCGGTGCGAATGGCACAATGAGTATTAATAATCCGGTTTCAGGTGCTGGCAGTGGATCTACTGGTGGTGGTGGTGGAAGTGGCCCAGGAGGAAATGTCAACTTTTATTTTAATGGTTTAAAAGTTGATTCCAATGGTGATATTAATATTTTCGGTATTGGCTATATTAAAGCTGAAGGAAGAACTGTCGAAGACCTTACAAAAGAGATCCAAGATAAAGTAAATGAGAATTTCCAGGAAGGGAAATCTGAAGTTAGATTAAATACCAACGGAATCACTTATTATATCTTAGGTGATGTTGAAACAACAGGTCTTACAGGAGAAAAAGTAGTTCATAAAAATATACTTACGATAACTGAAGCTTTAGCTATTAATGGCGGAATGAACAGAACTATCGACAGAAAAAATATCGTAATCCACAGAAAGTTACCGGAAGGAATCAAGGTCGCCAAAATAGACCTTACCCGTGAAGATATTATGAATTCACCTTACTATTATGTTCAAAACGGTGATGAGATCTATCTTAACACAAGAGCGAAGAGCTTGAACGGATTTGGAAAAGATCCTATACAAACTTTAACGACTGGAGTTGGTGTATTTACTACAGCATTGTCAATTTTTCTACTTATAAAAAACCTTTAA